In Candidatus Zixiibacteriota bacterium, one genomic interval encodes:
- a CDS encoding GYD domain-containing protein, whose amino-acid sequence MKTFVLMTKLSPEVGRQIKDRAKLGRAWLDQVRNKCPEVKFVAHYALLGGFDFMDIYEAPDEETAAKVSMISLANGAFEAQSWTAIPYKRFVELTEEI is encoded by the coding sequence ATGAAAACCTTCGTGCTGATGACCAAACTTTCACCCGAAGTGGGAAGACAGATTAAGGATCGGGCGAAATTGGGACGAGCCTGGCTGGATCAGGTGAGGAATAAATGCCCCGAGGTTAAATTCGTGGCGCATTATGCGCTTCTGGGCGGATTCGATTTCATGGATATCTATGAGGCCCCCGATGAGGAAACCGCCGCCAAAGTATCAATGATCAGTCTGGCCAACGGCGCCTTCGAGGCCCAGAGCTGGACCGCTATACCATACAAGCGGTTTGTCGAACTGACCGAGGAAATCTGA
- a CDS encoding patatin-like phospholipase family protein, translating into MAYHFKNLVFEGGGVKGIAYAGALEELQKREILGAIERVGGASAGAIMAVLVGLNYSPEEIRKILWALNFNNFLDDSWGIFIDAKRLLNDFGWYKGDFFRNWIGSIIKARTGNSESTFGDINSKKKERKFKDIYLMGTNLSTHFSEVFSFEHTPRVCLADAVRISMSIPLFFAAKRSARGDVYVDGGVLANYPVKLFDREKYLFKAKNSREPAYYKNHNNGLKKAGLPISKYIYNKETLGFRLDSAKEIAMYRDQAEPPREKIDDFFSYGWALVHTILENQQNTHLHDDDWQRTIYIDSLGVKTTEFDLSDGRKNKLVVSGRKGVTEYFRWYDTKPAINKP; encoded by the coding sequence GTGGCCTATCATTTCAAAAATCTGGTCTTTGAAGGCGGCGGTGTAAAGGGAATCGCTTACGCCGGGGCGCTCGAGGAACTGCAAAAAAGGGAAATCCTGGGCGCCATCGAGCGGGTAGGAGGAGCCTCTGCCGGAGCCATCATGGCCGTTCTGGTCGGGCTGAATTATTCCCCGGAGGAAATCCGAAAAATCCTCTGGGCGCTTAATTTCAACAATTTCCTTGATGACTCCTGGGGTATATTTATTGACGCCAAACGGCTGCTTAATGATTTTGGCTGGTACAAGGGAGATTTTTTCCGGAACTGGATCGGCTCAATTATTAAAGCCAGGACCGGCAACAGCGAATCGACTTTCGGCGATATCAACAGCAAGAAGAAAGAAAGGAAATTCAAAGATATCTATCTCATGGGAACCAATCTTTCCACCCATTTCAGCGAGGTTTTCTCATTCGAGCATACGCCCCGAGTCTGCCTTGCCGATGCCGTTCGGATTTCGATGTCGATACCTCTTTTCTTCGCCGCCAAACGGAGTGCGCGGGGTGATGTTTACGTCGATGGCGGCGTCCTGGCCAACTATCCGGTAAAATTGTTCGACCGGGAAAAATATCTATTCAAAGCCAAAAATAGTCGTGAACCGGCTTACTACAAGAACCATAATAATGGCCTTAAAAAAGCCGGCCTGCCGATCAGCAAATATATCTATAATAAAGAGACACTCGGATTCAGACTTGATTCCGCCAAAGAAATCGCCATGTATCGCGACCAGGCCGAACCGCCACGCGAAAAGATCGATGATTTCTTTTCCTACGGCTGGGCGCTGGTGCACACCATCCTCGAAAATCAGCAGAATACGCACCTTCATGATGATGACTGGCAGCGCACCATTTATATCGATTCGCTGGGCGTCAAGACGACCGAGTTTGACCTCTCCGATGGCAGGAAGAATAAATTGGTCGTTTCCGGTCGTAAAGGCGTAACCGAATATTTCAGGTGGTATGACACCAAACCGGCCATTAATAAACCATGA
- a CDS encoding serine hydrolase produces MKKNWILVFILALIVGSQIPLMAAARVTDLTGLWNGAINLPGMELGITVDFSRDSSGGLKGAIDIPLQGAKGLPLKNITVEGDNVTFEIVNVPGAPTFKGVVEPDGDSITGNFTQSGQTYSFSLSRKGKTEIEQQAKSLNEKLIALRAFIDSTMKIWKVPGLAMAIVKDGMVLFSEGYGKRNVKDSLPVTPITVFAIGSATKAFTTMVIGILADSGKVDWDKTVRTYIPNFKLKDQFASERMTLRDLVTHRSGLPRHDMVWYGNNSISRKELVERLQYLEPNKDFRTDFQYQNLMFATAGYAVEQATGKSWEENIRTLIFAPLGMTGSNCSVAESQQAADFARPYREEDSLVKEIPFRNLDLIGPAGSINSNLADMTKWVKFHLNKGKVGDIQLISPAGFAQMQLPYMTIAAPLQYTELSHSAYGLGWMIDDYRGHNRVHHGGNIDGFSSLVSLYPQDNLGIVVLTNMDGTPEVSIAADHAADLMLGMEPVDWNSRLRMQYIQIKEAQKKSDIAQERKPGTKPSHKMEDYAGEYENSGYGLLEVSYDGKNLSAVFNGITALLEHWHYDIFRANVKEVENANLLFNFQTNTKGDIDRLLVPLEPTVSEIAFVRKASPEMKNPKFLAKFVGEYEIMGQISRFDLKRDSALVLTVTGQPPYDLTPYKGNEFNLKGLSGFSVEFILDKEGKAISAVFKQPNGIFTATRKK; encoded by the coding sequence ATGAAAAAGAATTGGATTCTTGTCTTTATTTTGGCCCTGATTGTCGGTAGCCAAATACCATTAATGGCGGCAGCGAGAGTTACCGATTTAACCGGTCTCTGGAATGGCGCTATCAATCTTCCAGGGATGGAATTGGGGATTACTGTTGATTTCTCGCGGGACAGTTCCGGAGGCCTGAAAGGAGCGATCGATATACCGCTTCAGGGGGCCAAAGGGCTGCCTTTGAAGAATATCACGGTTGAGGGGGACAATGTCACATTTGAAATCGTGAATGTACCGGGGGCGCCGACTTTTAAAGGGGTAGTCGAACCGGATGGGGATAGTATCACCGGGAATTTTACCCAGAGCGGGCAGACATATTCATTCAGTCTCAGCAGAAAAGGAAAGACTGAAATTGAGCAGCAGGCCAAATCGCTCAATGAGAAACTGATCGCCCTCCGTGCTTTTATCGATTCCACGATGAAAATCTGGAAAGTCCCCGGGCTGGCGATGGCGATAGTCAAGGACGGCATGGTTCTTTTCAGCGAAGGATACGGAAAGCGTAATGTCAAAGACAGTCTGCCGGTGACGCCAATTACAGTTTTTGCCATCGGCTCGGCCACCAAAGCTTTCACGACGATGGTGATCGGGATTCTGGCCGACAGCGGCAAGGTCGACTGGGATAAAACGGTCCGAACTTATATTCCCAATTTCAAATTGAAAGATCAATTTGCATCCGAGCGGATGACGCTGCGCGACCTGGTGACGCACCGCTCCGGGCTGCCGCGTCACGACATGGTATGGTACGGCAATAATTCCATCTCCCGAAAAGAGCTGGTTGAGCGCCTGCAGTATCTGGAACCGAATAAAGATTTCCGCACCGATTTCCAGTATCAGAATCTGATGTTTGCCACGGCCGGTTATGCGGTGGAACAGGCGACCGGGAAAAGCTGGGAGGAAAATATTCGCACGCTGATTTTTGCACCGCTGGGGATGACCGGAAGCAATTGCTCGGTGGCCGAATCGCAGCAGGCGGCGGATTTCGCACGGCCGTACCGGGAAGAAGATTCATTGGTGAAGGAGATACCGTTCAGAAATCTTGATTTGATCGGGCCGGCCGGTTCGATCAATTCCAATCTGGCGGATATGACCAAATGGGTTAAGTTTCATCTGAATAAGGGGAAAGTCGGGGATATTCAGTTGATTTCTCCGGCCGGCTTTGCCCAGATGCAGCTTCCATATATGACAATTGCCGCGCCTCTCCAGTACACGGAGCTTTCGCATTCCGCTTACGGATTGGGGTGGATGATTGATGACTATCGCGGGCACAACCGGGTGCACCATGGGGGGAATATCGACGGTTTTTCCTCGCTCGTTTCGCTTTATCCGCAGGACAACCTGGGGATTGTTGTCCTGACCAATATGGATGGAACCCCGGAGGTAAGCATTGCGGCCGACCATGCCGCCGATCTGATGCTGGGAATGGAGCCGGTGGACTGGAATTCCCGCTTAAGGATGCAGTACATTCAGATTAAAGAGGCTCAGAAGAAAAGTGATATCGCGCAGGAACGGAAACCGGGGACAAAACCCTCGCATAAGATGGAGGATTACGCCGGGGAGTACGAAAATTCGGGGTACGGGTTGCTTGAAGTCAGCTATGACGGCAAGAATCTCTCCGCCGTTTTCAACGGCATAACGGCCTTGCTGGAACACTGGCACTATGACATTTTTCGCGCCAACGTTAAGGAAGTTGAAAACGCCAATTTATTGTTCAATTTCCAGACCAATACCAAGGGGGATATTGACCGGCTTCTGGTTCCGCTGGAGCCGACGGTAAGCGAAATTGCCTTTGTGCGGAAAGCCTCGCCGGAGATGAAAAACCCGAAATTTCTGGCCAAGTTTGTAGGAGAATATGAAATCATGGGTCAGATATCCCGATTTGATTTGAAGAGAGATAGTGCTCTGGTGCTGACCGTTACCGGGCAGCCGCCTTATGACCTGACCCCTTACAAGGGGAATGAATTTAATTTAAAGGGATTATCCGGTTTCAGTGTCGAGTTTATTCTGGACAAAGAGGGCAAAGCAATTTCGGCGGTTTTCAAGCAGCCGAATGGGATTTTTACGGCGACGAGAAAGAAATAG